The Nycticebus coucang isolate mNycCou1 chromosome 2, mNycCou1.pri, whole genome shotgun sequence genome includes a window with the following:
- the LOC128597568 gene encoding carbohydrate sulfotransferase 6-like, whose amino-acid sequence MRLPRMSSSAVTALLLAQTCLLLFLVSRSGPSSPESSQERVHVLVLSSWRSGSSFVGQLFSQHPDVFYLMEPAWHVWVALSQGSASALHMAVRDLIRSVFLCDMDVFDAYLPGRSKLSDLFQWAESRALCSPPACSAFPRGAISSEAVCKPLCARRPFRLAQEACRSYSHVVLKEVRFFNLRVLYPLLRDPALNLRIVHLVRDPRAVLSSRQQAVWELARDNGIVLGTNGKWVKTDPGLRVVQEVCRSHVRIAEAAKLKPPPFLQGRYLLVRFEDLARDPLAQIRELYAFTGLSLTPQLEAWIYNITHGAGVGSPLEAFQTTSRSAVNVSQAWRHKLPFAKIRQVQELCAGALQLLGYRPVSSENEQRDLTQDLLLPQGPRSFSWS is encoded by the coding sequence ATGCGGCTGCCGCGCATGTCCAGCTCAGCGGTGACCGCACTCCTGCTGGCACAGACCTGCCTCCTGCTCTTCCTGGTCTCGCGGTCAGGACCATCATCCCCGGAGAGCAGCCAGGAGCGCGTGCATGTGCTGGTCCTGTCCTCGTGGCGCTCGGGCTCGTCCTTCGTGGGCCAGCTCTTCAGCCAGCACCCCGATGTCTTCTATCTGATGGAGCCCGCGTGGCACGTCTGGGTCGCCCTGTCGCAGGGCAGCGCTTCAGCGCTACACATGGCTGTGCGCGACCTGATCCGCTCCGTCTTCCTATGCGACATGGACGTGTTTGATGCCTACCTGCCAGGGCGCAGCAAACTGTCAGACCTCTTCCAGTGGGCGGAGAGCCGCGCGCTGTGCTCGCCGCCCGCCTGCAGCGCCTTCCCCCGCGGCGCCATCAGCAGCGAGGCGGTGTGCAAGCCGCTGTGCGCGCGGCGGCCCTTCCGGCTGGCGCAGGAGGCCTGCCGCTCCTACAGCCACGTGGTGCTCAAAGAGGTGCGCTTCTTCAACCTGCGGGTGCTCTACCCGCTGCTGCGCGACCCCGCGCTCAACCTGCGCATTGTGCACCTGGTGCGCGACCCGCGGGCGGTGCTGAGCTCCCGCCAGCAAGCGGTCTGGGAACTGGCACGCGACAACGGCATCGTGCTGGGCACCAACGGCAAGTGGGTGAAGACAGACCCCGGGCTGCGCGTGGTGCAGGAGGTGTGTCGCAGCCACGTGCGCATCGCCGAGGCCGCCAAGCTCAAGCCGCCGCCTTTTCTGCAGGGCCGCTACCTCCTGGTGCGCTTTGAGGACCTGGCGCGGGATCCTCTGGCCCAGATCCGTGAGCTCTACGCCTTCACCGGCCTGAGCCTCACGCCGCAGCTCGAGGCCTGGATCTACAACATCACGCATGGGGCGGGGGTTGGCTCGCCTCTGGAAGCCTTCCAGACAACGTCCAGGAGTGCTGTCAATGTCTCCCAGGCCTGGCGCCACAAGCTGCCTTTCGCCAAGATACGTCAAGTGCAGGAGCTGTGCGCAGGGGCGCTGCAGCTGCTGGGCTACAGGCCTGTGTCCTCCGAGAACGAGCAGCGCGACCTCACCCAGGATCTGCTGCTGCCTCAAGGGCCAAGGAGCTTCAGTTGGTCGTAG